The Eschrichtius robustus isolate mEscRob2 chromosome 16, mEscRob2.pri, whole genome shotgun sequence DNA segment GGAGGATGCTGGATGGGAGTCACCTGAGGGGGGCCACGGGGACAGCCCCAAGGGAAACCTCGAGGGGTCTTCCAGGAGCCCCGGTGACACCCGCCTGACCGACACCCCTGCCCCACCTGGCGGCGGGGAGGAATTTGCCCTGTTGACCTCCCCAGGCGCCCTCCTGTCACCATGGTGACCAATCGCGGAAACAAGCAGCCTGATTGTCCCTGCTCAGCGGGGCAGGTGAAACCCTGGCCACGTGACCGATACTGAGCCAGGTGCGGTTAAGGGACACCCGCCACCTCCCTGTCTTAACCCATTCAACGCCACCGCCACCAGGGTGCAGTGTTCCTGCGGCCACAGGCCGCACCCCCTTGGCTCTCAGTCCCCAGCCAGAAGGGCGGTGAGGAAATACTCGGAGCACTGTACTAGGAGTCACACAGCCGGGGAAGGACTTCGGGTTGCGCCACACGGGGGCTGCATGATTGGAGCTGGGTGACTTCACCTCCCAAGTCTCCATTTTCTCAGCAGTAAAATAAGGATGCTAACACCTTCCCAGGTTGGACGGCTGGGAACAGAGATGCGGAAGTGGAGAGTCGATCACCTGGGTGGAGCGTCCTCATTCTGCACCCCGTTTCTCCACCTACATCAACCTCAGCATATCACGGGCTTGACACCCCCCAAGAAGGAGACCCTCACCAACCACCAGCGAGGCCACTGGCCTGTTCCTGACAAGATGGGAGGGGTGGACGGCCCTAAGGTTGACCCCTGCCCAACACCCCATCACCAGAGTCCTTCCAAGGTAGCAACAACCCCTCTCCTGGCCCCACTGCTTCTTCTGGAGCGTTCAAGTGAAAACCTCAAGCCAACTGGTTTTTCTGCTTGCCAGCCAGCCTGGTCCTGACCGGCCACGTGACACAGCTGGGCCCCAGGACGCAGAAAAGTCTCAAGACTGCTTCTGCCCCTAGACCCAGGGCTCTGGCTGGGGGCAGATGGTCAAGGGTTGTGGGCCAGGCTCAGGTTACCCAGTTAGACAGtaggctggggtggggatgggggcccACCTGAAACCACCTTTGAAATGCTACTCTTCTGAATCACCACCATGACGTCAACCCCCTTCCCCTTTATTCACCAGTTCTAGAAAAACTTCCTACCTGATCTCCTCCAAAGACCCCTCCCAGGCCTTGGACCAACCCCCCTCCAGGGCTCAGATGTTCTCATCATGCCCCTATTGACTATGCTGGCAACAAATGATCACACCACCTGGTGTGCTTAGAGTCCCCAGTGACCTCAAAGCCCTCCTCAGATTAGAACAAAACACCTGCCCATCACCAGGCTGGCTCAAGATGAGGGCCACTTCGTTAGGCAAGGCATTTATGAGGCCATGGAGTTAGGATGCATCCTACTGTACTGACTCCATCAGGCTTGTCCTaaggaggtgggggagaagcCAGTGGAACCCTGGCCAGCCCAGGTGCCATGTCCTGGAGGGGGCACTGACCCAGCTACCAGCTGAACCTACACCTAAGCCTCAGCTAGTGCTTGAATCTCTCCATAATCATTCAGTAAAATTACTATTGCACTTTGCGCCAGATGAACAAACACGACCCAGGTCCTTCAGGAGCCCCCAGCCTATGGTGGACACATAGAAGTCCAGACTCTGACAAATGTTTTGAGAACATGTGGTGGAAGAGATTAGTTTCAACTGGGAAAAGCTGGGAAGGCTTGAGGAAGAGGTGGCAGTTATCCTGGACCTTAAAAGACGTGGAGGACTTTTAAGGTGGTGGGGGAAAGGACCTGAAGGGAGGTGTGCAGTATAGTCCTTGGGGGTGCCTGGCACTGcgcagtttgtgggatcttagttccccgaccagggattgaactcgggccctcagcagtgagagcacggagtcctaaccactggaccaccaggaaattccccctGACCGTTTCTGAGCAGAAGAATGCTGTAGAAAGAGCAGCTACTCTTGCAACTGCTGAAGGCTGGACTGCTGTGGAAGCCAGCTGAGACCTGAGACAATGTCGCCACTGCCACCACTACCCCAGACTGGTCAGAGAAGATGGCAGCCAGTCAGTGTTCCAAAAGGAGGCGACTTCCCTGCACGATGTGCTGAGCGGGGTGGGAAGATTATTTATTTCTCTGCTGGTaaatggggggcgggggtgagCAGATCTGAACCATTTCAGCTCAGTGCAGCAAATGCCCCCTTTAGTACAAACACCTGGCCTCCCACCTTGACTCGCAGACCAGAGGTTACAGTTATACCGCTTGTAAAAGttatttgcctcagtttcctcatcggtaaaGGGCGGGAGCGGGGGTCGAGGGGCGGGTTGGAAATGACCTCTAGAGTCTCTCCTAGCTCTTTCTAGAGTAGACTTCAGGATTGGTAAGAGGTGCTCCGTCCAGCCTGCATGGGCGCCCGGCTGTGGAGCACGGCGCCTCCAAGCTGGCGCCTCGACGACGGGAGCCACTCATGGCGCCTCTCGCCTGCGACCGCCAGCGGCACAGAAAATACAGCATCCGGAGCGGGCCAGGTGCGGGGTCCGCAGCGGGCCCAGGCAGCGCCTCCTCGGCTTGCCAAGGATCTGCCCCGCGGCCAGAGTTCAAGCCCCAAACCCAGCACGTCACGAGCTGCGGGAATGTGATTCCCAAAACTCAGGCTCCGACTCTCCGCAAGAATTCTGCGCGGGGAGGGGCCGGGCGGAGCTTAGCAGGGCGGGGCCAGGGTATTGGTTGGCTCCGCCCAGAGCGTGGCCAGGTGCGGTGCTCTCGCCTGTGGGCGCGGTGCCCACAGGGTTACGTAGCGACGCAAGGGGCGGAGCCGGGGGGGGGGGAAGACAGTTTTCCGGGATTACGTAAGGAAACGTGAGCGAAGGAGGAGCGCTCCGCGATAGGGGGCGGGGAGAAGGCGGAGCTCCAGTCGGAATTGGGCGGGGCTGTGAGCGAGGCGGAGCCGAGGGACACCACGAGGTGCGCGCCGGGTAGGAGATCCAGGAGATGCTCCGCTGGGCCCGCGCCTGGAGGCTCCCCCGTAGGGGCCTGGGCCCCTCCAGTCCCagcttctccagagtgcctgtcgCACCCAGCAGCAGCCAAGGCGGCACCGAGCCAAGGTCAGTCAAGGGTGTCAGGTGCAAGTTCGTCCttcgcccctccccctccagtcCGACCCAGATGGCTCCACTTCCTCCGCTTGGGCCCGCCCCCTCCCAGGCCGCTTCGCCACCCGGCTCAGACCCTTCCCCTACCCTTGCTCCTCCCGCCAGGCCGGTGCCGCTCTCCTACAGACTTCTGGACGGGGAGGCAACCCGCCCGCCCCTCGTCTTTCTGCATGGGCTCTTCGGCTGCAAAACCAACTTCAACTCCATCGCCAAGGCCCTGGCCCAGCAGACAGGCCGGAGGGTGAGCTTCCGGGGGAGGCGGGGACCCGAGGGAGGCGGGGACCCGAGGGAGGCGGggcctgggtgggcggggccCTAGAGGAGGCCGAGGTGTGGCCAGCTTCTCTGTCCTCAACGCTGGGAGTGGCAGGTCCTTCTcggcagaaatgaaagaagagattgACCTTCTAAGGTTGGAGGCCCCAGGGCAGACCCAGGCCCTAGATGAACCCCATTCATTCCCTCGTGCTTTCACCCATCCAGTCCTTCATTCGTGTTACAGGTCTGCGTGCTGCACCCTAACCTAGGCTCTGCTGTCAGATGCCTAAGCACCAATACCCTACCCTCTAAGGGGGCCAGACCCTGCTTGTTCACCAGGGATGGCACGGGGCTTTCCACCTCGTACAGCAGCCCGTCCTGCTGTGCTCCAGCTGTTGCCAATTCTTGGTGTCTGCATTCTCTGGAGTTGCCACCCAGCTAGGCCAAACCTACAGAGACGTGGTCACATTCCTTGGGCCTTCTGGCACAGTGGCTCCAGGTTCGTCATCTGGGCCTCCAAGTTCTGAGAACTGGGCCTTCTCACCTTTCGGGCCCTTCTTCCCCTTCTggatctcccccccaccccaggctctcCACCTCCCTCAGCCTGCAGATCTGCCAGGCTTTTGGCTATGCCCTGAATGTGGATGCCAGAGCTGCCCGCCTCGCCCACTCCCCAGGTGCTGACAGTGGATGCTCGGAACCATGGTGACAGCCCTCACAGCCCAGACATGAGCTACGAGGCCATGAGCCAGGATCTGCAGGACCTCCTGCCCCAGCTGGGCCTAGTGCCCTGCGTCCTCATTGGCCACAGCATGGGAGGCAGGACAGCCATGCTGCTGGCACTTCAGAGGGTGAGCCATCTCTATCCAGGGCTTCTTCACATCCACTGTAGACCCTGAGTGCCCAGCAGGCAACCTGGAACTCCAGTGAGCCTTGGATGGCCAAGTTCAGGATCCGGGAACTAGGCCTGAGACCTGCTATGCCTGCCCTAAGGTCCCCAGTCTGATTCTCTCCCACAGCCAGAGCTGGTGGAGCGCTTGATTGCCGTGGACATCAGCCCAGTGGAGAGCCCGTCCAGCTTGAACTTTCCAAACTACATAGCAGCCATAAGGGCCATAGACATCCCGGATGAGGCGTCCCTCTCTAGTGCCCGAAAACTGGTGGATGAGAAGCTTAGCTGTGTTATCCAGGTAATGCACCCAAGCCCCTGTATGGTGTTGTGGGCAAAGGAAGAGTGGCGGCCCTGGGCCTCACAAggagtccctcccacctgcaaCTGCTGGGCCCCCACAGAGCATAAGCATGCGGCAGTTCCTGCTCACCAACCTGGTGGAGGTGGACGGGCGCTTCACGTGGAGGGTGAACTTGGATGCCTTGGCCCAGCACTTGGACAAGATCTTGAACTTCCCACCACGACCAGAAACCTACTCTGGGCCAGCCCTCTTCCTCCTGGGTGGAAACTCTCAATTCGTGCTGTAAGCCAGGCTGGGTGGTGGGAGGCGCATACCTGACTTacccagcccccagcctggggagggctggggtgTGGGCAGGGGGCGCCTGAAAACCCAGAAACACCACTGGGCAGGTGGACTCACATggctctccatccctccccacttggcctccacttctctccttctctctccatcttcctACTTTCACCCCCTCTCGGTGGCCTTCTCTCCGGCGGACAGTCCCAGCCACCACCCTGAGATTAGGCGGCTCTTCCCTCGGGCCCAGATGCAGACCGTGCCTAACGCTAGCCACTGGGTCCACAGCGACTGCCCGCAGGACTTCATGGCTGCCGTCCGAGACTTCCTGGCCTAAGGGTTGCTGGCCAGAGGGGACACGAAACCCCAGGCTTCAAGGCCCTGCGGGCTGCTCCTTGTTTCTGCACAGAAGGACTCAGGTGGGCACTGAGAGGGCACGAGGATGCGTGGGGGGTGCGTCAGACCTTAAACTTTAATGAATAAAGTTACTCCTCCCAAGGTCTTGGGCTGAGCTCTCTCACCGCCAGCGTCCCCACCGACTCAGGGTGAATCGGACCCAGGGGGTCCTGGCAGTTCCAGGGTCCATGGGGGCTCCCAGAGCGCCCCTGGACTCTCTCTGCAGCTGACTCTCGACCTGCTGCCTCACCAGCCGCTGCATGTCATCCTGGGGGCGGGAGAGCAGGTTCAGGGGCCAGGCTTGTGCCCGGGGTCCTGCCCCCTGAGCCCGGCCGGCAGGTCCACCCTACCTCCCAGGCCTCCACCTCCTGCCTCAGTCTCAGCTTCTCCTCCAGAACTTCCAGCAGCTGGGCCTCCACAGCTCGCAACTTGGCTTTGAATATGTCCAGCTCAGCCTCCACTGCCCGCTTCCTGAGGGGGCAGAGAGAGCAGCCTGGGCGTCAGGCCCTGCAGAGCTGGTTCTGGGCCCTGGGGGTGGACAAGTATGGCCACAGCCCCCGCCTTGTGACAGAGTGGGTATTTGTGTGGCTTTTCTTCCAGGAATGCCTGAcgtccccccttcccctcctggcaGGACAGAGCCTGAGGGTGAGCCAGCCACCACCCTCCCGTCCCCCACAAGCAGCTTCCTCTCACTTGGCAATGGCTTCATCCCGCTCCCGGAGGACCTGGTCCAACGAGGGCTCTGTCTGGGTATCCCCCAGTGCTCCAGCCACTTGGGATTCTGGGCTCTGTGGTAGGGTGACAGAGGAGGGAGTAGTGGTTTGGGGCTTGCCTGGATGAGGTGTCCCACTTGGCCCTTCCACCCTGGCCTTGGCCCTGATGCTGATGTCAGGAGGGGAGGGGTCTGAGACGTTCCATACCTGCCCCCCAGTGCCCTGGTCTCGTGGGCAGGGGACTGCATCATGCTGAGGGGATAGTAGGTGTGGCCCCTTCCCACCCAAAGGAAAGCAGAGGGGGCAGGGTGTTtggacccccccgcccccaaggaGGAAAGGAATTCTCACCTGATCCCCAGGAAAGAGACAAGGTGGGTTCAGAAGGACACTTACCCCTCGAGGGCCCCAGACTGAGAGGGTGGCCTGGTGACTGGGACTCTTGTCAGCGGGGTGGGGCAGGCGGAGGACGTGGCCCTTTGCCCTCCCTTCCTGCCAAGGCACTCCCTGTCAGGCCCCGCCCCGGGTAGGCTAACCATGCCCCTGCCTCCACTCCTGGATCCTGGAACCCTCCAGCCAGGCCCAGAGTTTCCTCACCCGTTCCTTGCCCAGTCATGCGTGCCCCTCACCTCAAGGGGGCACTCTACTCACATCAGGAGATAAGAAAGGAGTGACAGCCGGATGACGCCAACGCTAAGAGACAGGTGCCCCAGTCCCCCATGGTGAAGAGTTGGCATCTTGGAAGCTTGAGTGGCATCACCACACATACAACCATAACCTTAGCTCAGCAGAAAACAGAAGGGCAAAAGCTTAACCGTTCCTGGCAAATGCCTCCTAACATCTTGAACGGTCCGTCCTCCCTAGCAATATCCTCCAGTATTCCCACAATAGTGCTCATTATTCCTCCAGTATTCCCAACATTCTGATCCTGGAGTGTGGGTGGAGGTGCTGTGCTCTGAGGGGGGGGCAGGGGTAGTCTCAGAATCTCAGTATCCCACACCCCCCTCGATGTGACCGTTGAGAGCACAAGTGACCTCAAACGTGTAAAAGGGCCTCCCCATTGAGAGGCCTTTGCAGCAAGGTTCCATCTTGGGGATTAGACCCTCAACCCCACTCTAAATAGGACATACTTCCTCCAAGACCCCCCAGGAAGCTCCCTGCAGACATGACTCCTGATTGTCCGGGTCCCACTCAGCCAGGTGCACCTCTAACAGCCAGACTCCAGTTTCTTTGGTTGAACCCAGGTGAAGAGGTGGAACTGTACCCCCAAAAACCCCTTTTGTGGAGGAGATTCATTCAGTGTGTTTCTGGAGGCTGCTCTATGTCATGATCCAGACAGGACCTCTGCTCTCGGATCTCTGGGGCTAGCAGGGATGAAGCACAGATATAATCAGAAAAGGGTGTCAGGGAGTCCAGGGACAGTGGGGGGAGCACAAAGGCTCCTCACATCCAGTCACGGGGGTTCCACAGGAGCTTGTCCAGTAATGAATCCCGCAGACCAGCAGGAGTCAGCCAGAAAGGTCTAACACTCATGCCaggcatttcttttatttaactttttactttgaaacaattTCAAACTGCTcttcaatgtcaaaaaaaaaaaaaaaaaaaaatatatatatatatatatatatatatccttttaggGTTAAAAAAACTAATATGGTATCAAACATTGCACCCAGTTGTCACATCTCTCTGGTCTCCCTCAATCTAGAACAATTTGCAGCCTTTCTTTGAATTTTGACCTTGACATGTTTGAAGATTACAGGGAACttattttgtagactgtcctTCAATTTcggtttgtccatttctttctcaCAATTAGACCACTGTTACACATTTTGGGCAGAAATATCAGAAAAACGatgctgtgctttttttttggccacgctgcacagcttgcgggatcttagttccccgaccagggattgaacccaggccacggcagtgaaagcgctgagtcctaatcactgggccaccagggaactcctgatgctgtgttcttGTATTCAGTATCATTTGGAACCATGACTGGTGCTGGTAATGTTGATGGCTTGATCATAATTAGTAGGTATTGGGGAAGGGAGGTACTTTAAGACTATGAAACATCCTTTTCGTCATCCCACTTTCACCCATAGGTTTCAGCATCCATTGATGTTTCTTGCCTGAATTAATTATTAATGCAATGGTTTGCAAATGGTGATTTTccaattttatcatttcttctacatttattagttggcCTTCTATTATAAAAAACTTTTTCTTcacccccatttatttattcatttacttatttatcagaTGAACTTGtgatttcctattttttattcAGTAGGTTATAATCCATTCCtatcatttattttgatgcttaAATTGTCCCAGGATTGGTCAACGGGTGCCCCTTGCTGACCTCTTGTCATTTTGATGTGTCGCATCATTCTTTGGACACGTCCATTCTTTCTGGCTCAATAAGATATTCCAGGTTCATCTTGtttttccctgccccagccctggaattAGCCATTTCAGCAAGAATACCTGTTTCTTTTTGGTGGAGAataatatttagaaaccaagatctgggtgttaGTTGTGCTCAATGCAATTAGGGTAACCTCTACTGCCAGGCCCACTCAGTAGACAcatgtttatatacacacataaacatacacattTATACCTATGTTTATTCCTTTAtctgtgtgatggttaattttatatgtcaacctTACTGAGCCACTGAATGCCCAGATACCTCGTTAAACATTACCTCTGGgcatgtctgtgagggtgtttccaaaAGAGGTTAGCATTTGACTTGGTGGCCTGAGTAAAGCAGGTGGCCCTCCCCGATGTGGGCGGGCATCATCCAATTCATTGAgggcctgaataaaacaaaaaggcagagcaAGGTTGAATTCTGTCTTCCGGACTGTTGAGCTGGAattggtcttctcctgcccttgaacTGGTACTTGCACCATTAGAgctccctggttctcaggccttctgtCTGAGTCTGGAACTCCACCACCCTGCTTTCCaagtctccagcttgcagacagcagattgtgagacttcccagcctccataattgcatgagtcAATCCCTCATAATAAGTCTCTTTCTCTATATTTATCCTATTGGTTCTGGTTCTCCGAAAACCCGAACTAATACAATTTCCATATATTGAAAAATAGTTTCCATTCAGACCTTAAATTCCAATGGCACAGGGTTCATCCTAGCTTTCCCCCTTTCCagatttttacttccttttccccAATTGTcttcaatatattttataatttgttcAATCTCCCTGTAGGTAGCTAATCCTCTGAGACAACAGGCTGCCCCCGACTTAGATGCCCTACTCACATGGGGTTGGGTCCGGCAGGGCTGCCTTCCCATCCCACTCCAGTGCCATCTGCATGCATGGTCCTGGCTGCCACTGGGCTATCAAACATTTCTAAGacttttgtattcattcattctacagatatttattgagcacctactatgcttcAGGCATGTTTCCAAGTGACGGACATAAAACAGGAAGATAGACAAAGTTCCCCGACCACCGGAGCTCACGTTCTAGGGAAGGGAGATAGatagacaataaacaataaacaaataaatgagtatACCAGGTGGTAagaagtgctgtgaagaaaaagaaagggcaagAGAATGATAAAAGACTAGGAGATTGCTATTTTATATAATTCTGTACTACCCTAGAGAGATCACAAATATTAACCTACCACTGAGATGAAAAATAACCATTCTCATGACTTGCAGTAATTTTTCCAGCAACAGCATCATTCATGGATTCAAAAAGCTCTGGGTTCCCCTGATGGTTCAGTGGTTCAGATTCCgcgctgccactgcagggggcacgggttcaatccctggtcggggaagttccacaagccatgcagtgcagccaaaaaaaaaaaaaaaaaagttctgtattTCCAAGCACAAGTGCAGATGACGCATTCGAGAAAACTGTAGTAGGGAACTCAAAGGAGATGCTAGGGATGACACGTGAcatga contains these protein-coding regions:
- the LOC137750445 gene encoding uncharacterized protein, with the protein product MRGGRPAAAQRQPGPAPAPGTPAQPPARPRPAPAPPWRGCQGVALELGQPPADQCVQARHFSQTEGRAKGHVLRLPHPADKSPSHQATLSVWGPRGSPESQVAGALGDTQTEPSLDQVLRERDEAIAKKRAVEAELDIFKAKLRAVEAQLLEVLEEKLRLRQEVEAWEDDMQRLVRQQVESQLQRESRGALGAPMDPGTARTPWVRFTLSRWGRWR
- the ABHD11 gene encoding sn-1-specific diacylglycerol lipase ABHD11 isoform X1, with amino-acid sequence MLRWARAWRLPRRGLGPSSPSFSRVPVAPSSSQGGTEPRPVPLSYRLLDGEATRPPLVFLHGLFGCKTNFNSIAKALAQQTGRRVLTVDARNHGDSPHSPDMSYEAMSQDLQDLLPQLGLVPCVLIGHSMGGRTAMLLALQRPELVERLIAVDISPVESPSSLNFPNYIAAIRAIDIPDEASLSSARKLVDEKLSCVIQSISMRQFLLTNLVEVDGRFTWRVNLDALAQHLDKILNFPPRPETYSGPALFLLGGNSQFVLPSHHPEIRRLFPRAQMQTVPNASHWVHSDCPQDFMAAVRDFLA
- the ABHD11 gene encoding sn-1-specific diacylglycerol lipase ABHD11 isoform X2 — protein: MLRWARAWRLPRRGLGPSSPSFSRVPVAPSSSQGGTEPRPVPLSYRLLDGEATRPPLVFLHGLFGCKTNFNSIAKALAQQTGRRVLTVDARNHGDSPHSPDMSYEAMSQDLQDLLPQLGLVPCVLIGHSMGGRTAMLLALQRPELVERLIAVDISPVESPSSLNFPNYIAAIRAIDIPDEASLSSARKLVDEKLSCVIQSISMRQFLLTNLVEVDGRFTWRVNLDALAQHLDKILNFPPRPETYSGPALFLLGGNSQFVLDCPQDFMAAVRDFLA